From the genome of Proteiniborus ethanoligenes:
CAATCTTTTGTAGGTCCAAAGATTTTTTCACAGAACAAGCCTTCTTTTTCTGGCTTTAGAGTTCTGTAGTTTATTGTTTCAGGTTTTTTTACTTCTCCCTTAGACCATTGTCTTATTTTTTCAGGTGATGCTAAACCAATCCTGATTGAATCAAAATTATCAAGCTCGAACAAGGGGCTTTCTCTCCCTTCATAAAATTAGTTTCAGGTTTATACAATTATTCATCAAAACCATCATCAAACAAGTTATCATCTTCATCAAAAATAAACTTATCATCAGCATCTTCAATATCAATATCTTCGTCTATTTCCTCAATATTGTTTTCGTTATAATCATTATAGTATTCACTTTCGAATTCACTATCTTTGTCTTCTGTATCAAAGCCTATGTTAAGTTCACCTATTTCGTCATCTACTGACTCTTTGATTTCTATTTCTTGATTTTCAGTCAATACTTTAACGTCTAAGGCTAAACTCTGTAATTCTTTTATAAGAACCTTGAAGGATTCTGGTATTCCTGGCTCAGGTATATTTTCACCTTTTACTATTGCCTCATATGTTTTAACACGTCCTACCACGTCATCAGATTTAACTGTTAATATCTCTTGTAATGTATGTGAAGCACCATAAGCCTCTAATGCCCATACCTCCATCTCACCAAATCTCTGTCCTCCAAACTGTGCCTTACCACCTAGAGGCTGTTGAGTAACTAATGAATAAGGCCCTGTAGATCTGGCATGTATCTTATCATCTACTAAGTGATGAAGTTTTAGCATGTACATGTATCCTACTGTAACAGGATTATCAAAATATTCTCCTGTTCTACCATCTCGTAATAATATTTTACCACTTTCTGGTTCTCCTGCATTTCTTAATGCATCCCATATATCATTTTCGTTAGCACCATCAAATACAGGCGTAGCAACCATCCATCCTAGCTTCTTAGCAGCTAATCCTAAGTGTACTTCTAGGACCTGACCAATATTCATACGTGATGGTACTCCAAGCGGGTTAAGGACTATTTCAAGCGGTGTTCCATCTGGTAAATAAGGCATATCCTCCTCAGGAAGGATTCTTGAAACAACACCTTTGTTCCCGTGTCTACCACACATTTTGTCTCCAACATTAATTTTACGTTTTGTAGCAATATAAACTCTGACGAGTTGGTTTACTCCAGGAGAAAGTTCATCTCCATTTTCTCTAGTAAATACTTTAACATCTACAATTATTCCTGATTCTCCATGAGGAACTCTAAGGGAAGTATCTCTAACTTCTCTAGCTTTTTCACCAAAAATAGCCCTTAATAATCTTTCCTCTGCTGTAAGCTCTGTCTCGCCCTTTGGAGTAACTTTACCAACTAGTATATCATTTGCTTCAACCTCTGCACCTATTCTTATTATTCCTCTTTCATCTAAGTCTTTTAATGAGTCTTCTCCTACATTTGGTATATCTCTAGTTATTTCTTCAGGTCCAAGTTTTGTATCTCTGGCCTCTGATTCATATTCTTCAATATGAACAGAAGTGAGTATATCTTCTCTTACAACCTTTTCGTTTATTAATATAGCATCTTCATAGTTATAGCCTTCCCATGTCATAAATGCAATGAGTAGGTTCTTACCTAATGCTATTTCTCCTTGATCTGTAGATGGTCCATCAGCAATAACCTGACCTTTTTCAATTCTCTCGTTTTTTCTAACAATAGGTCTTTGGTTTATACAGGTTCCTTGATTAGAACGCTTAAATTTCAGTAGACTATATTTGTCAATTTGTCCGTCGTCATCTCTTCTAACTAATATTTCATCAGAAGATACACGAATAACAACTCCACTATTTCGTGCAATTATTACTACTCCTGAATCCTTTGCTGCTCTATATTCCATACCAGTTCCAATTATTGGTGCTTGTGTTTTAAGCAATGGCACAGCTTGACGTTGCATGTTAGCACCCATTAGGGCTCTGTTGGCATCGTCATTCTCTAGGAAAGGTATCATGGCAGTACCTACTGAAACTATTTGCTTAGGAGATACATCCATATAATCTACTTCATCAACTGGAACTACTTCAATACTTCCGTATTTAGCTCTGGATAATGCTCTTTTATTAACAAATTTACCCTCTGCATCTAACGGCTCATTAGACTGTGCTATAATAAACTCATCTTCAACATCAGCTGTTAAATAATCAATTTCATGAGTAACTAGGCCATTATCCTTGTCAACTCTTCTGTATGGCGCCTCAATAAAACCATAATCGTTTATTCTAGCATAAGTAGTAAGTGATGTAATAAGACCAATGTTTGGTCCTTCTGGTGTCTCTATAGGACACATTCTTCCATAGTGTGAATGATGAACGTCCCTTACTTCAAATCCAGCTCTATCTCTACTAAGACCTCCTGGTCCTAATGCAGACATTCTTCTCTTATGAGTAAGCTCTGCTAGTGGATTGGTCTGATCCATAAATTGAGACAGCTGGCTGCTGCCAAAAAATTCTTTTATAGCCGCTGCAACAGGTCTAATGTTAATCAGAGCTTGAGGTGTAACTACATCCATGTCTTGAATGGTCATTCTCTCTCTGACTACTCTTTCCATCCTAGATAATCCTATTCTGAACTGATTTTGTAAAAGTTCACCAACAGAACGTAGTCTTCTATTACCTAGATGATCTATATCATCAATGTTTCCGATGTCAAAAAATAAATTGAATTCATAGTTTACTGATGCAACTATATCTGAGTTGATTATATGCTTTGGTGAAAGCTCTCTGACTCTCTCTTTAATAGCCTCTTTTAGTTCGTCAGTTTTGCCGAACTTATCTATTAATTCCTTCATTACAGGATAATATATCTTCTCCTTGAGACCAAGATCGTCAATAGAAAAAGGCAGATTAAACGCTTTAATGTCTACAAAATGATTTCCCACAACTCTGACTATCTTGTTGTCATCAACTAGTACATCAACAACATTTATACCTGCATTCTCTATCTCAATAGCTTTTTTCCTGGATATTTTCTCGTCTTTTTCAATCAATATTTCACCTGTATTTTGATCTATTATCGTATTTGCTGCTTTCCTATTTGCAATTCTATTGTAAAGAGATAGTTTTTTATTGAACTTATATCTACCTACTTTAGCAAGATCATATCTTTTAGGATCAAAAAATAAGGTGTTTATAAGAGATCTAGCACTGTCTACAGTAGGAGGCTCACCCGGTCTAAGTCTTTTGTATATTTCTAACAAAGCCTCTTCTTGTGTCTTAGTTCCATCTTTTTCAAGAGTCTTAAGTACTTGCTCGCTTTCTCCTACGAGCTGTATGATTTCCTCATTGGAGCTATATCCTAATGCTCTAAGTAAAATAGTAATAGGAAGTTTCCTTGTTCTATCTACTCTAACATAAACGATGTCATTTGAATCACTTTCATATTCTAGCCAAGCGCCTCTATTAGGTATTACAGTAGAAGAATATAGTCTTTTACCTGTTTTGTCTATATCTTCTGCATAGTATACCCCTGGTGATCTAACTAGCTGGCTTACTATTACTCTCTCTGCTCCATTAATAATAAAGGTTCCTTTTTCGGTCATTAGTGGGAAGTCGCCCATGAACACTTCTTGTTCTTTAACTTCTCCAGTTTCTTTGTTTATAAGTCTAACCTTTACCTTTAACGGTGCTGCAAAGTTTACATCTCTTTCTTTTGATTCTTCTTCTTCGTACTTTGATTCGTCTCCAAGACTATAATCCACAAACTCTAGAATTAAGTTTCCAGTATAGTCTTGTATTGGGGAAATGTCCTCAAATACTTCTTTTAGCCCCTCATGGATAAACCAATCATAGGACCTTTTTTGTACCTCGATTAAATCCGGCAGCTCTAAAACCTCATTAATCCTAGAATAACTCATACGA
Proteins encoded in this window:
- a CDS encoding DNA-directed RNA polymerase subunit beta, which translates into the protein MVHPVSYGKRVRMSYSRINEVLELPDLIEVQKRSYDWFIHEGLKEVFEDISPIQDYTGNLILEFVDYSLGDESKYEEEESKERDVNFAAPLKVKVRLINKETGEVKEQEVFMGDFPLMTEKGTFIINGAERVIVSQLVRSPGVYYAEDIDKTGKRLYSSTVIPNRGAWLEYESDSNDIVYVRVDRTRKLPITILLRALGYSSNEEIIQLVGESEQVLKTLEKDGTKTQEEALLEIYKRLRPGEPPTVDSARSLINTLFFDPKRYDLAKVGRYKFNKKLSLYNRIANRKAANTIIDQNTGEILIEKDEKISRKKAIEIENAGINVVDVLVDDNKIVRVVGNHFVDIKAFNLPFSIDDLGLKEKIYYPVMKELIDKFGKTDELKEAIKERVRELSPKHIINSDIVASVNYEFNLFFDIGNIDDIDHLGNRRLRSVGELLQNQFRIGLSRMERVVRERMTIQDMDVVTPQALINIRPVAAAIKEFFGSSQLSQFMDQTNPLAELTHKRRMSALGPGGLSRDRAGFEVRDVHHSHYGRMCPIETPEGPNIGLITSLTTYARINDYGFIEAPYRRVDKDNGLVTHEIDYLTADVEDEFIIAQSNEPLDAEGKFVNKRALSRAKYGSIEVVPVDEVDYMDVSPKQIVSVGTAMIPFLENDDANRALMGANMQRQAVPLLKTQAPIIGTGMEYRAAKDSGVVIIARNSGVVIRVSSDEILVRRDDDGQIDKYSLLKFKRSNQGTCINQRPIVRKNERIEKGQVIADGPSTDQGEIALGKNLLIAFMTWEGYNYEDAILINEKVVREDILTSVHIEEYESEARDTKLGPEEITRDIPNVGEDSLKDLDERGIIRIGAEVEANDILVGKVTPKGETELTAEERLLRAIFGEKAREVRDTSLRVPHGESGIIVDVKVFTRENGDELSPGVNQLVRVYIATKRKINVGDKMCGRHGNKGVVSRILPEEDMPYLPDGTPLEIVLNPLGVPSRMNIGQVLEVHLGLAAKKLGWMVATPVFDGANENDIWDALRNAGEPESGKILLRDGRTGEYFDNPVTVGYMYMLKLHHLVDDKIHARSTGPYSLVTQQPLGGKAQFGGQRFGEMEVWALEAYGASHTLQEILTVKSDDVVGRVKTYEAIVKGENIPEPGIPESFKVLIKELQSLALDVKVLTENQEIEIKESVDDEIGELNIGFDTEDKDSEFESEYYNDYNENNIEEIDEDIDIEDADDKFIFDEDDNLFDDGFDE